The following are encoded together in the Arcobacter aquimarinus genome:
- a CDS encoding monovalent cation/H+ antiporter subunit D, which translates to MMHTPILTVLLPLIVGFILLIVKRYGLKTQQVISLLAVATLIFISIFSFIKTSTQGILVYSLGNWEAPFGIVLVLDQFSILMVLITSLLAFGALWYAISEDIDKKGAHFHPLYQLQLFGINGAFLTGDLFNLFVFFEILLLASYSLLLHGQGEGRTKAGLHYVILNLVGSTLFLFAVGTLYGILGTLNIADMAQKVATLSPDNVGVVAAAGLLLLVVFGLKAAMFPLYLWLPNAYGRTSAPIAALFAIMTKVGIYSIIRVHGTIFGANAQELAFYHTPWVLYIGLITLILATFGVLSAKEIRNQIAYLVLVSVSILLVAIGINSKEALSGAIYYMIHSTLLAGGFFLVADIILKARTSGCLETRMPIFQKAIIIGSLFFVFAIALAGLPPLSGFFGKIMILNAAIEHKQTALILTTILVSSLLVIVALAKSGTTIFYDTTPNVQSTQYKLSKSTLASVFYLFAFAPILVIFANPMTEITNQIATNLFDTTNYLSTVLNLNARP; encoded by the coding sequence ATGATGCATACTCCTATTTTAACAGTTCTTCTTCCTTTAATAGTAGGTTTCATTCTTTTAATTGTTAAAAGATATGGTTTAAAAACTCAACAAGTAATATCTTTATTAGCTGTTGCTACATTAATTTTTATCTCTATTTTTTCATTTATAAAAACTTCAACACAAGGTATACTTGTTTATAGTTTAGGAAACTGGGAAGCACCTTTTGGTATTGTTTTGGTTTTAGACCAATTTTCAATTTTAATGGTACTTATAACTTCTTTATTAGCTTTTGGAGCTTTATGGTATGCAATAAGTGAAGATATAGATAAAAAAGGTGCACATTTTCATCCTTTATATCAATTACAACTTTTTGGAATAAATGGAGCTTTTTTAACAGGAGATTTATTTAACCTTTTTGTTTTCTTTGAAATTTTACTACTTGCAAGTTATAGTTTATTACTTCATGGTCAAGGAGAAGGAAGAACAAAAGCAGGACTTCATTATGTAATACTAAATCTTGTAGGTTCAACTCTATTTTTATTTGCAGTTGGAACTTTATATGGAATATTAGGAACTTTAAATATCGCAGATATGGCTCAAAAAGTTGCAACTTTAAGTCCTGATAATGTTGGAGTTGTAGCTGCTGCTGGTCTTTTACTTTTAGTAGTGTTTGGATTAAAAGCTGCTATGTTCCCTCTATATTTATGGTTACCAAATGCTTATGGAAGAACAAGTGCTCCTATTGCTGCATTATTTGCAATTATGACAAAAGTTGGAATTTATTCAATTATAAGAGTTCATGGTACTATTTTTGGAGCAAATGCTCAAGAATTAGCTTTTTATCATACTCCTTGGGTTTTATATATTGGATTAATCACTCTTATTTTAGCAACTTTTGGAGTTTTAAGTGCAAAAGAGATTAGAAATCAAATAGCTTATTTAGTTTTAGTATCTGTTAGTATTCTTTTAGTAGCTATTGGAATTAACTCAAAAGAAGCATTAAGTGGAGCTATTTATTATATGATTCACTCTACACTTTTAGCTGGTGGATTCTTCTTAGTTGCAGATATTATATTAAAAGCAAGAACAAGTGGCTGTCTTGAAACACGAATGCCAATTTTTCAAAAAGCAATAATTATAGGAAGTTTATTTTTTGTATTTGCAATTGCATTAGCTGGACTTCCACCATTATCAGGTTTTTTTGGGAAAATTATGATTTTAAATGCTGCAATTGAACATAAACAAACAGCTTTAATTTTAACTACTATTTTAGTAAGTAGTTTACTTGTTATTGTGGCTTTAGCAAAAAGTGGAACAACTATATTTTATGATACAACACCAAATGTTCAATCAACACAATACAAGTTATCAAAATCAACTTTAGCATCTGTTTTTTACCTATTCGCTTTTGCTCCTATTTTAGTAATTTTTGCAAATCCAATGACGGAAATAACAAATCAAATAGCTACTAATCTATTTGATACAACAAACTATTTATCAACTGTGTTGAATCTAAACGCAAGGCCTTAA
- a CDS encoding Na+/H+ antiporter subunit C yields the protein MEILLALIIAILTGVGVFLTLRARTYPVVLGLTMLAYAVNLFLFVMGRLNINMAAIIQNDITNYTDPIPQALVLTAIVISFGMTAFVIVLSLKAYGEMNSDHVDGKTIETKGENK from the coding sequence ATGGAAATATTACTAGCTTTAATCATTGCAATTCTTACAGGTGTTGGTGTTTTTTTAACACTAAGAGCTAGAACTTATCCTGTAGTTTTAGGTTTAACTATGTTAGCTTACGCCGTTAACTTATTTTTATTTGTTATGGGAAGATTAAATATCAATATGGCTGCTATTATTCAAAATGATATAACAAACTATACAGACCCTATTCCTCAAGCTTTAGTTTTAACAGCAATAGTAATCAGTTTTGGAATGACTGCTTTTGTTATTGTTTTATCTCTTAAAGCTTATGGTGAAATGAATAGCGACCATGTTGATGGTAAAACTATTGAAACAAAAGGAGAAAATAAATGA